Below is a window of Candidatus Eisenbacteria bacterium DNA.
TTCGGGCTGTGGATCGCCGGCGTCGCTCTGTACTTCCTGCTGTCACGGCGGCGGGACATCCGGGTGATCCCGGTGTCGCTGTGCGCGGTCGCGGTGCTGGCGTCGTTCGGGCCGTGGGGCGCCGCCAGCATGTCGCGCGGGGATCAGCTCGCTCGCCTGCGATCGACCCTGGAGCGCCATGGCCTGTTGCGCGGCGGGAAGGCGCAGATCGCGAAGGCTCCGGTCGGCTTCGTCACCCGGAAATCGATCAGCGCCAGCCTCGACTACCTCACGCGCGTCCATCGTGCGGCCGGATTGACCGGATGGTTCAAGCCCGAGGCGTTGCGGGAGCTGCCGCCGCGGGGCGAGATCTCCGCGGCCCAATTGATGAGCGCGATGGGACTGGTCTACGTCGCGCCATGGCAGAGCCAGCACGAGGGTTTCTCGTTCTATCCGCACACGCGGGTCAGCGACACGCTGACGGCGGTCACGCTGGGCGGGTACCACGCCATGACCACGATCAACTTCTTCCGTTCCATCGCCAACTCGCCTTCGAAGACCCTGTGGCTGGACGGACGGCGGTTCGAGGTGACGTTCGACCGGGAAGGGGTGCTCGCCATTCGCGGCGACTCCGTCTCGGTCTCGCTGCCCGTCGCTCCGCTGGCCTGGCGTCTGCGCTCGCGTTACCCGTCGATGCAGGTCCCCCCATCGATCGCCGAGATGACCGTCGAAGCCGAGGGCCAGGGGCTGGATGCCCGGCTCGTGGCGTGGGGAATGAACGGCACGGTGGAGGTCGACTCGACCTCGCTCGGCGATTCGAAGATCGAGGTCAACCAGCTCGAAGGCGCGCTCTTCTTCCGCCTGCGCTAGTTCGGATCTCCGCTCATCCGCGGGCGCGGCGGGGGCTGGAGCCGGATTCGGAGCTGAGACCTCCGAAGCGCCGATCCCGGTCCTCGAAGCTGCGGATCGCTTCGGCGAGATGGGCCGCCTCGAAGTCCGGCCAGCACACCGAGGTGAACCACAGCTCGGCGTAGGCGCACTCCCACAAGAGAAAATCACTCAGACGCTGCTCGCCGCCGGTGCGAATGATCAGATCGACCTCGGCGGGGCCGTCCCCGGCGAGGCGGCGCGCGAGCTCTTCGCGCGTCCTCGGCGGTTGGTCCGAGCAGGCCGCGGCCACGATCGCGTCGCGTGAGGAGTAGTCGAGCGCCAGGCGCAGGTGCAGGCGACGGCCCTGGGCGGTGGCCGCCTCGGCCTGCTCGAGCGCTCGCAGGACGCTGGCCGGGAGACGATCCCGGCGTCCGATCGCGGTCACGCGCACGCCGTTTTGCACGCAGCGCGCGACTTCATTCCTCAGGTATTCACGCAGCAGCGCCATGAGGCGCCGGACTTCCTCGCGCGGGCGGCGCCAAT
It encodes the following:
- a CDS encoding di-trans,poly-cis-decaprenylcistransferase; this translates as MAHHLSVVGRAGLHVGIIMDGNGRWAERRRWPRVAGHPAGAAAVRRVVEAAPGLGIGALTLYAFSADNWRRPREEVRRLMALLREYLRNEVARCVQNGVRVTAIGRRDRLPASVLRALEQAEAATAQGRRLHLRLALDYSSRDAIVAAACSDQPPRTREELARRLAGDGPAEVDLIIRTGGEQRLSDFLLWECAYAELWFTSVCWPDFEAAHLAEAIRSFEDRDRRFGGLSSESGSSPRRARG